One Ilumatobacter fluminis genomic window, GCAGTCGAAGAAGGCTCGCGATCTGTTCAAGATGCTCGTGTGCCTCCGGGGCCGGCCGCTCCCCCGCGACATCGCGCTCGAGCGCCTGTGGCCCGACGACGACCCGGCGAAGGCGTCGAGCAAGCTGTCGGTCGCGCTGGCGACGATGCGGTCGGTGCTCGACCCCGACAAGGAGTTCGGCGCCGACCACTATGTCCGCGCCGAGGGCGATGCGATCGTGCTCGATCCCGACACGGTCCCGACCGACATCGACCAGTTCCTGGCCGGGGCATCGACGGCGCTCGCCGAACTCCGTCGCCAGCGTGGTGAACGCACCGTGGCGATGCTGGCCACGGTCGAGGCGAGGTACCAGGGCGACGTGTTCGAGGACGACCCCTACGTCGACTGGTTCGTGCCCCTGCGCGAAGAGGCACGCGCGGTCTACCTGAACGTCACACGGGAGCTGGCGGCGATCCGCGCCGCGTCCGACGATCTCGACGACGCCATCCGGCTGTATCTCCGACTGCTCGAGCGGGAGCCCTACGACGAAGCCGCCCACGTCGACCTCGTCCGGGCGCTGTCGAAGGTCGGGCGACACGGTGACGCTCGTCGGCGCTACCAGCACTACGCCGACCGGATGCGCGAACTCGACCTCGAGCCGCGCAGTTTCGCCGCCGCCATCGGTGGCGAGTGACCGCACGATCCCGGCCGCCCGAAACTCGTTCCAAGATCACCCGAAGGTGGATCGCGAGAGTGGTGACGTGCATACGTTCGTCGTCCGCATCGCCCCGGCCACCGATCCCGCCGACGCATGGCACGGTGTCGTTCGTCGAGTCGCCGACGGCGAGGAGACGCCGTTCCACGGCGCCGACGAACTGCTGGCGCTGATGAGCGCCGACCGGGAGCCCCCCGACCCGCGCACCGACAGCGTCGGTTGATGTCAGACATCAACCGACTGATCGGCGGGTCACACCCTCGACGACCTGGTCGGTTGATGTCTGACATCAACCGACATCAACCGACCGGCGGGATCAGCGGGCGTAGTCGTAGAAGCCGCGGCCGGCCTTGCGACCGAGCAAGCCGGCGTCGACCATGCGCGACAGCAGCGGCGGCGGGGCGTAGAGCGGCTCCTTGAACTCCTCGTAGAGGCTCTCGGCGACCGCCAGCGTCGTGTCGAGGCCGATCAGGTCGGTCAGGCGCAGCGGTCCCATCGGATGGCTGCAGCCCTCGACCATGCCGGTGTCGATGTCTTCTTTCGACGCGAAGCCCGACTCCATCATGCGGATCGCCGACAGGAGGTACGGGATAAGCAGGGCGTTCACGATGAAGCCGGCGCGATCTTGGCTCTGCACGACGTGCTTGTCGAGGACGTCGGTGGCGAAACGCTCCGATCGCTCGGTCGTGTCGGGGCTGGTCATCAGGCTGGTCACGAGTTCGACGAGCTTGAGGACCGGCACCGGGTTGAAGAAGTGGATCCCGATGACCTGTTCCGGGCGGCTCGTGGCCGTGCCGAGCTTCATGATCGGGATCGAGCTCGTGTTGCTGGCGAGGATCGCATCGTCGGCGGCGAGCACGGCGTCGAGCTGCTTGAAGATGTCGACCTTCATCGCCTCGTCCTCGACGACCGCCTCGACGACGAGCTGGCGGTCGGCGAGTTCGGCCATCTCGGTGGTGAAGCCGAGTCGGGCGACGGCGCCGTCGCGCTCGTCCTCGGTCAGCTTGCCGGCGCTCAGACCACGGTCGAGCGACTTCACGAGTCGGGCCCGGCCGGCCTCGGCCGCTTCCTGGGTCACCTCGCGCACCATCACGTCGAGCCCGGCCCGCGCACACACCTCGGCGATACCGGATCCCATCAGGCCGCAGCCGACCACACCAACACGTTCGATCGTCGTCATACCCCCGATTGAACCACGGTTTGCCCGCGGTCGGTTGATGTCAGACATCAACCGACCGATCGGCGGGTCTCACCCTCGACGAACTGGTCGGTTGATGTCTGACATCAACCGACCATGCTCGAGATCGCGGGCGGACGGGTGTCCTCGGGTTAGCTTCGCCGCCGTGGGTGGAAAGCTCGTTGGTTGGTTGGTCGCCGTCACGCTGGTGTGCACGTCGTCGGGGTTGGTCGAGGCGGGACCGAGTGGTGGAGCACTCCCGCCGCAACTCGTCCAGGTACTCCAGGTCGCCGGGAACCACGGGGTACCGAACGACGCCGAGATGGTCGCCGTCAACATCACCGCCGTCGCACCCGCCGAAGCCGGCCACATCACCGCATACCCGTGCGACCAAGACCTCCCCACCGTCTCCAACCTGAACTACGGCCCCGACGACGTCGTCCCCAACCTCGCACTGGTCCGCATCGCCGACGACGGCTCGATCTGCATCGCGACGCACGCCGTGGTCGACCTCGTCGTCGACGTCGTCGGCTACGTGCCCGCAGGATCGACGATCACCGCCCTCGACACACCTCGTCGCGTGACCGACACGCGCGCCTCGCGCCGGCTGGCCGGCGGCGATCGCCTGCAGATCGAACTCGATCGGTTCGTCCCGGACGACACCAGGCTCGCGATGTTCAACCTCACCAGCGTCGGCGCAACCGCCCCAGGCCACACGACCGTCTTCCCGTGCACCGACGACGTGCCGGCCACGTCGTCGCTCAACTTCGAGCCGGGACGTACCGTCGCCAACTTCGTCATCGCCCGTCTGTCCCCGGACGGACGCGTCTGCCTCCACACTCATGCGGCGAGCCACTTCGTCGTCGACCTCGTCGCGTACTCGAGCGGAGGCATGACCACGCTCGACCGGCCGCGGCGCATCCACGACTCCCGCGCAACGGGGCGACCCGTCTCCGGAGGCGACACGCTGCGCCTCGACGTCACCGACCTGCGCTCGATCCCCGACTCCGCTACCGCCGCCGTCTACAACCTCACTGCGGCTGCACCCGCCGCCCCCGGCCACGCCACGAGCTACCCGTGCGACACCCGACGTCTCGAGGCGTCGAACCTCAACTACCGGCCAGGACGGAACTCGGCCAACGCCACGATCACCAAGCTCTCGGCGACGGGCGAACTCTGCATCCATACACTCGCCACGACCCATCTCGTCGTCGACCTCATCGGCTACACGACTGATACGAACGACTACGTCCCGCTCACCCCAGAGCGCATCGAGGACACCCGTAGGGGCTGGCGACCGACGTGTGATCTGGCAATCGTCGAATCGGCGATCCGAGGAGATCGACTGGTCGATCGAAGTGGCGAGACGGTGAGCGAACTCGCCCTCACCAGCCTGCCGGACGATGCCCAGCTCGAAATCCACCCGGACTGCGAGTCGTTGATCGTGCTGGACGCCGAGGCGGTCCACCGCTTCGAATGGTCGACGAATCGCATGACGACGATCAGCACCGAGCACCATTCGCACGTCAACGTGCTCGGTGATGGCACGATCGTCGGCTACCGCAGTGAGTTCGAGGACGGATGGCCGACCGGGCGACAGATCGGCGAGAACATCGAGACCGGCGAACCGATGGTCACGTTCGTCCCCGGCGACGAGTCCTTCGACGAGCGGTGGGCTGTGCCCGGGTCGCACGGAGCGCCGACGCTGAGCGACGACCGGGCTGTCTTCGCGTATCGCGGCGAGGTGACGCATCTCTCGACCGGCGACGTCGTACAGTTCGGGCAGGGTCAACTCTCGCCGAATGGCGCGCTGGTGCTCGGCAAGGCACGGCGAGCGACGATCGGTCCTGAGCCGGACGGACCTCCCGTCGGCACGACGAGCATCCATGTGCAGTGCGACGTCAGCACGTCATGGGGTGATCACGTGACGACGATCGACGTCGAGATCCCGTCGCAGTACGCATGGTGGTTCGAAATTTGTGCCTGGGCCAGCGACGGCAGGGTGATCGTCGGCGGCGACGGCTCGTGGTACTCGGTCGATCTGTACGGGCCTCAACGTTCGGTGTTCGAGACATTGGACCGCGCCGACAGCTGGTTGCTCCATCACTATCGCTGACTGTCGGACATCGTCCGACGACACCATCCGAGCGGCCCCGAGCCACGCACCCTGCCGACTGGTCGGTTGCTGTCTGACATCGACCGAGACATCAACCGCTCGTCGAGCGGCGGGCGCGGTACCAGGCGATGGCGTTGTTGGTGCTGGTGTCGTGCTGGGTCGGGTCGGGGTCGCCGGTGAGTTCGGGGGTGATGCGGTTGGCGAGTTCCTTGCCGAGTTCGACGCCCCACTGGTCGAAGCTGTTGATGCCCCACACCGTTCCCTGCACGAACACGATGTGCTCGTAGAGGGCGATCAGCTGCCCGAGCACCGACGGGGTCAGCCGGTCGGCGAGGATCAGGGTGCTCGGCCGGTCGCCCGGGAAGTTGCGGTGCGGCTCGTCGGGGTTCCGACGCCCGAACGCCAACGCCTCGGCCTGCGCGAACAGGTTGCTCATCAAGAGGTCGTGGTGGTTGCGGTAGGGGTGATTCGGCGTGGCGAAGCCGATGAAGTCGACCGGCACGATCCGGGTGCCCTGATGGAGCAGCTGGTAGAACGCGTGCTGCCCGTTGGTGCCCGGTTCGCCCCACACGATCGGACCGGTGTCGCCGGCCACGAGATCACCGTCGAGGGTGACCTGCTTGCCATTCGACTCCATGTCGAGTTGCTGGAGGTAGGCCGGGAAGCGGGCGAGTTCCTGCGCGTACGGCAGCACCGCCTTGGTGTCGCGGCCGAGATCGTCGCTGTGGTGGATGCCGATCATGCCGAGCAGCACGGGCGCGTTCTGTTCGAGCGGTGCGGTGCGGAAATGCTCGTCGATCGTGTGGAAGCCGTCGAGGAACGCTCGGAAGCCGTCGGGCCCGATCAGGATCATGAGCGACAGACCGATCGCCGAGTCGACCGAGTAGCGCCCGCCGACCCAATCCCAGAACCCGAACATGTTGGCGGTGTCGATGCCGAACTCCGCGACCCGTTCCGCGTTGGTCGACACGGCGACGAAGTGGTCGGCCACGGCATCGTCGCCCAGGGCCTCGACGAGCCACGACCGTGCCGTCCGGGCGTTGGTCAGGGTCTCGATCGTGCCGAACGTCTTCGATGCCACGATGAACAGGGTCGATGCGGGTTCGACGCGCTGCAGCGTGCGGTGGATGTCGGCACCGTCGACGTTCGAGACGAAGTGGCACGTGATCCGCGGGTGGCCGAACGCCTCGAGCGCCTGCGCCGCCATGGCCGGACCGAGGTCGGAGCCGCCGATGCCGATGTTGACGACGTCGGTGATGCGATCGTCGGCTCGCACCCGATCGGCGAATGCCGACATCGCGTCGAGCACCTCGTGCACGTCCGGGACGACGTTCTCGCCGTCCGCCTCGACCACGGCGTCGCGGGGCGCACGCAGGGCCGTGTGCAGCACGGCACGATCTTCGGTGACGTTGATGTGCTCACCGGCGAACATCGCGTCGCGCCGTGACTCGACACCGGCATCGCGAGCCCGTTCGAGCAGGTCGGCGAGGACGTCGTCGTTCAGCGGCTGCTTGGAGTAGTCGATGCGGAGGTCGCCCGCCTCGACCACGTACCGCTCGGCGCGGCCCGGGTCGTCGGCGAACAGGTCGGAGAGGGGAGGCGTGCCGATCACGGACGGGAACGCTAGTGGAGCGGCGCGTCGGGTGCGGCCGCTGCGTCGAGGTAGACCCAGGTGTCGGACCGTCGCACGCGTGTGATCGGGAGGTCGTCGTCGCCGAGCAGCCACCGTTCGATCATCGGCCGCTTCCGCTCCCCCGTTGCCAGGACGACCCGGGCACGGGCCGCTCCGACGACCGGCTGGGTCAGGGTCATGCGTGGCAGCCCGTTGAACTCGTCGACGAGTTCGACCGGGCGGTCCGAGGTCGGGATCGCCGGCCGACCCGGCGGCCATGACGCCGTGTGTCCGTCGTCGCCGACACCGAGGTGGACGACGTCGAAGCGGTCGGGCAGTCCGGCGGCGTACCGCCGGGCCGCCGCACGCAGGTCGGCGGCCGTGACCGGCATGGCGTGAACGCGACAACGCTCGGCGAGGCCGGTGAGCTGGTTCGCGTTGCGGGCGTCGTCGCCGTCGGGTGCGACCCGTTCGTCGACCTGCCACACGGCGACGTCGTTCCACGGCACGTCGAAGTCGAGCAGTGCCTCGAACATCGGCGGCGCCGTGCCCCCACCGCTCACTGCCAGCGACGCCGATCCCCGTCGCCGGACGGCATCACGCAGGCGTGTAGCCAGCTTCGAGGCGGCCTCGACGGCGGGGCGTTCGCTGACGCTGATCTCCACCCGACCAGTCTGTCACGAAGATATTTCCAGGGTCGGCCGAAGCCGATCTGCCACAGTGGTACATCCGGGGTGTGCAAGCGGGCACGCCCGGCGGAAAGGAATCACCCATGAAATCACGTTTGTTCGCCACCCTCTCGGTCGCTGCGCTGGCCCTCGCTGCCTGCGGCGGCGACGACGACGGTGGCGGCTCCCCCCAAGATCAGGTCGCCGACATGATGATCGATGCTCTCAACGAAGAAGACATGGAAGGCGTCGAGATCGACGAGGACTGTGTCCGTGACCAGATCGGTGAGCTCAGCGACTCCGACGCGGAACTGATCCTCGAGGCCGGCCCCGACGGTGACCCCGAGGGCCTGAGCACCGACGCCGAGTCGATCGGCATGGCGATGCTCGACTGTGTCGACATCGACGTGTCGGCGGTCCTCGACGAGTGATCGGTCGCTAGACCCGGGTATTGAGCAGCGAGCCGTCGAGGAAGCGTTCGAGCACCTCGACGGCCGCTGTGTATCTCGACGCGTCGCCTGCGGCGTGTGACATGCGGGCCAGGCCGGTCATCACCGACCCGAGCAGGTCGGTGAGGGCGCGCAGATCGAGATCGGGAGCGAGTTCACCGCGTTCGTGAGCCGCCTCGACCAGACCGGCGAAGAAGCGGGCGTGGCGCCCGCGCTGGGGCGTCATCAGCGCCAGCAGATCGGGGTGACGGCGGGTCTCTTCGGTCACCGCCACGATGAAGCCCGTGATCGACGGATCGTCGAGCGAGAGTTCGGCGGCGCGCCGTAGGACCGCTCCGTACTGGTCGAACAGGGTGTCGTGTTCGGATGCCGCCTGTTCGAACTCGCTGTAGAGATGGTCGACGGTGCTGCAGTAGACGTCGGCGTACAGTTCGGCTTTCGATTCGACGTAGTGGTAGATCGCGCCGGAGGTGATGCCGGCGTCCTGCGCGATCATCCGGTTCGTGGTCGCCCGGAACCCGTCGCGGGCGAAGCGGACGCGCGCCGCCCGCAGGATCTTCCGTCGGGTTTCGGCCGAGTCGCCGTCACGTGGTCTGCCCACCTTGCTGGACATGTGACGAACGTAACAGCGACGACCGACCAACGACCCATCGGAGGCCCGCTCTCAGCAACGTCGTGGCACACTTGAACCATGGAGCGGAGTTCAGCCGACCTCAGCGATCTCTCCCTCGACCAACTCGTCGAGCTCGAGCGTCGCGCCGACGAGCGGGCCGAGGCCGACGAGGCAGCCGCTCGGGAGTCGGACACCGCCGACGACGAGCTCCTGTTGCCCTGGTGGCAACGTCCGTTCAACATCGTGGTGCTCGTCGTGACCGGCGCACTGCTCGCCGGCATCGTGGGGTGGGCGATCGGCGACTCCGGTGACGTCCCGGCACACAACGAGGTCGACACCGGCTTCCTCCAGGACATGCGCGTGCACCACGAGCAGGCGGTGCTGATGAGTGTGATCTACCGCTCCCGGCCCGACATCGACCCCGGCATGAACACCGTGGCCCGCAGCATCATCCAGGGGCAGAACATCGAGATCGGCCGCATGATCCAGATGCTGCGGACGCTCGGCGAGGCCGAGGCCAACGAGTCGGGCACCTCGATGCTGTGGATGTCGATGGTGGCCGAGGACGACCAGATGCCCGGCATGGCGAGCGAGGCCGAACTCGACGAGCTGGCGGCGTCGGAGGGTCGGGTCGCCGACATCATGTTCGCCGACCTCATGATCGAGCACCACTTCGGGGGCATCGAGATGGCGGAGTTCGCGGTGCAGAACGCCGAGTACGACGAGGTGCTCTTGTTCGCCGAGTCGATGGCACACGCCCAGGAGTCCGAGATCCGCGAGATGCTCGACGTCATCGCGGCGGGCATGGACGAGGTCGAGGTCCAAGAGGGCCAGGGCTAAGACCTTCCTGAGAGCGACGATCCGCCGCCTCGGGCACCCACACCTATCATCGACCACGTGAAGAGGCCGACCGCTGCGATCGCGTCACTCGTGACCCTGTCGATCGTCGGCGCCGCGTGTGCGAACGACAGTGGCGTGCGGGTCCAGTCGGCGGTCCCGCTGGTGACCGAACCGGCGCCGTCGTCGAGCGCACCGACCGTCGACACCACGCCCGACACGTCGACGGCCGACACGACGATGCCGTCGACGATCCCACCGGCGACAGTGCCACCGACCACGGCGGCCGACGTCACCGAACCGTTGGTGATCGAGCCCGAGCTCAACGCCTCGGTGCCGTTCGCCGACGTCTTCGACGTCGACCCGAATCGCATCCCGAACGAGCACGACGAGTTCGCTGCGGTGGCGTTCACCGACGTCGAGCGGTGGTGGACCGAGGTGTTCCCCGAGGTCTACGGGGAGCCGTTCGAACCGTTGCGCGGCGGGGTGTACGTCGGGTCGCCGACCCGCACGACACCGATCCCCGGATGCGGCGAGCCCGAGACCGACTACGACGAGCTCCAGCTGTTCGTCGCGTTCTACTGCAACATCGGCGACTTCATGGCCTACGACGAGGGCGCCGACCCGGCGGTCAGCCTCCTGACCCCGTTGGCCGATGCGTTCGGCAGCTCGGTGCTCGGCGTCGTCCTGGCGCACGAGTACGGCCACACGATCCAGGAGCGGATTGGCGCCTTCGAACGCCCACTCGCCACGATCCTCACCGAGCAGCAGGCCGACTGCTTCGCCGGGGCCTGGACGGGGCAGGCCTACCGAGGCGAATCACCCCTGCTGCGGCTCGGCGACACCGACGTCCGCGCCGGCCTGCTGGCGATGCTCGAGGTCCGCGACCCGGTGGGCACCAACCAGTTCACACCGGGCGGCCACGGCTCGGCGTTCGATCGGGTCGGCGCATTCCAGGTCGGGTTCCTCGAGGGACCCGCCCGCTGCGCCGAACTGCTCGACGACCCGCTCCCCCTCATGCCGAACGAGTTCCAGCAGTTCAGCGCCGACGAGTTCTTCGAAGGGAATGCGCCGTACGACTGCGACGCCCTCGATCCCGAGCTTCGCCAACAGATCTTCGGCGACGACTGCTCGTCGGCCCCCGAGTTCCTCGCGGCCGATCTGATCAACTTCTGGCAGCTGTTGTTCCAGGACGAGCTCGGCGAGACCTTCGAACCGTTCACCGTGGCGACGACGACCGATCTGTCGACCGTCACCTGCGCCGACGCTCGGAACCTGACGCCGCAGGTCACCGTGTGCCCGGCCGAGCGGGTCGTGGTCTACGACGAGCCCGAGGTGGTCCAGCTGTACGACGAGTTCGGCGACTTCACCCTCGGCTACGTGTACGGGATCGCCGCCGCCGAGCTCGTCCAGCTCGATCTCGGTTCCGATCTGACCGGCGAGGCGCGGGCACTGCTGAACGACTGCTACACCGGGGCATGGGTTCGCGACATCACGCCCGACGACAACGGCGCCACACCGCGCAACCAGCGTGACGACGACGGTGACGGCGTCGCCGAGTCGACGGTGGCAACGTCGCCGGGCGATCTCGACGAGGCGATCCGCATGACGATCCTGCTGGGTGACATCGGCGTGAACGTCGACCAGATCGGCACCGCGTTCGAGAAGATCGACGCCTTCCGCACCGGCGTCCTCGGCGGCCTCACCTCCTGCTCGGCTGGCTGAACCGGGCGGAACCAGCGTCCGAACGGGGTCGGATACGTTTCGTCGCCGACCGCCTCGCCACTTACCCCGACTCCGACGAAACGTATCCGACCCCCTTTCGGCGGGTCAGTCGTCGGTGTCGGGTTCTTCGGCGGCGGGGGCGACCGTGGTCGACGTGGTGGAGGTCGTCGACGTGGTGGTGGTCGTCGGCGGCTTCGTCGTGGTGGTCGTAACCGGTGCCGGCGCCTCGGTGGTGGTCGTCGTGGCCTCGGGGACCGTCGTCGTCGTCGAGGTGGTGGTGGTCGTCGTCGACGTGGTGGTCGTCGTGGCGTTCGGATCCGGGTAGTCGAAGCGCATCTGCATGGCCTGCTCCGTCTGGTTCCACGGGTCGACCTGACCGTCGTAGATCAGCACCTGATCACCGATGTCGATCATGCCCTGCAGCTTCTCGCCCAGGTACTGCGACACGCGGATGCAGCCGTGCGACGCGGGCTGCAGCGGCACCGTGAGCGCGCCGTGGATGGCGATGCCCTGGTTGATGTAGATCGGGTCGTACATGCCGCCGAGCGCGCTCTGACGACGACCCTCGATCATCTTGTACGCCTTGAAGACGCCGGGCGGCGTGTAGGAGCGACCGCAGCGGGCCTCTTCGACCGGCTCCTCGAGCGGCACGCCCTGGTTGTTCGTGTCGATCGTCACGACCTCGCAGTACTCGGCCGCGATCTGGTCGAAGTCGTTCCACGGGGTGTCTTCGGTGACGTTCGGCGCCAGCTCGCCGGTGGAGATGTGGGTGATGACCGCCGGTTCGTCACCGTGGAACACGACCATGACCTGCTCCTGCAGGTAGATCTCGACGTGGTCGGCCAACCCGCCACTCGGGGCCCGCGGCTTGACCTTGATCGGGTCTTGCATGCGGTCCCACATCTCGGGGGTGACGCGGCCGGTCGCCTGAGCACGTGGCGTGCCGAGCACGAGCTTCTCGAACGCCCACACCGACTGGATGGTGAGACCGCCGTAGACGCCGTCGGTCGGGCCCGGATCGAAGCCGAGCTCGACGAGGCGCTCCTGCACCATCTGGACCTCGCTGCCGGCCATGCCGTTCGACAGGGTCTGGCTGAGCGTTGTCTTGGCGATCGTCGACCCCTCGTTCACGACCTGATCTTCGGGGGCCACGGTCACTGCCGGTTGGGTGTTGACCGTCTCGACGGGTGCGGCCGTGGCGAACGTCGTCGATGCCGACGTCTCGCCTCCGCCGCTGCCCGAGATCACGCCGGCCGCGACGACCGCGGCGAGCAGGCCACCCGCAGCGGCGGCGGGCAACCATTTCGAGAGGGGACTGGACTGAGCGGCGTTCACGAGATGACGAGGTCGGTGGGGGTGGTGAGAGTCATGGGTGCGGTGTGGTCCGCACCAGGCTACAAGGAGACAACCCCTCCCCCGGCCGCGCGATTCCCTGGTCGCGTCGTTATTTCAGCCGGTGGGCAGCGCTCTGACGAGACAGCATCAGCGGACGCGTTCGACCTGGTCGAGATCGGCCCGCAACGACCACATCTCCTTCAGGATCGTGCCGATCACGCCCGGTGAGCTGAGGGTCGACTCTCCGCGCGTGCGGGGGAAGTAGTCGACGCCCATCTGCATGATCTCGTACCCCATGCGGGTCGCCCGGATGACGAGCTCGGCGTCGATGAACGAGCCTTCCGACTTGAGCTCGATGTGGTCGAAGATGCGTGCCCGGCACAGCTTGAAGGCGAAGTTGATGTCGCGAACCTTGACGCCGAACAGCGCCTTGATGAGCCCGTTGTAGACGAAGGTGTAGACCGCCCGCAGCGTGCCCTCGCCCGTGCGGTCGAAGCGGTACGCCGAGATGATGTCGACGTCGTACTCGCGCAGGATGCGGACCGCTCGCGGCAACTCGTTCATGTCGAACGGCAGGTCGGCGTCGGTGTAGAGGATCAGGTCGCCGGTCGCTGCCGCGAACCCGGTCTTCATGGAGCCGCCGAGCTTGCGGTTGCGTTCGTGGTGGATGACCCGGATGTGCGGGTCGCCAGCGGCGAGCGCATCGGCGAGTTCGGGCGTGCGGTCGGTCGACTTGTCGTCGATGACGATCAGCTCGTAGTCCTGGATGTCACCCCGTTCGACCAGGCCCTCGCAGGCCCGCTTCCCGAACGCGAGGGCGCGTTCGATGTAGTCCTCCTCGTTCCACATCGGGTAGAAGACCGAGAGCTTCTGGAAGGTCGGGCCGGTCGGTCCGGCTGAGTTGGTCGTATCCGCCACGAGCAGCGACAGTAACCGGAAGCGAGCTGAGAGCCACAGCACGCCCGCCGGGGCACCGGCGGAGCGACCCCGTAGAGTCGTCGTGTGCCCGAGTCCCAGGCCACCGACGCCTCCACCACGCTCCCGCCGCCGCCCGGCGTCGTGACCGAGCAGGTCCGCCTCGTCGAGGCACCACGTGCCGGTGAGTTGGCGACGGGTTGGCGGGTCGTCACCGCCTGCCTGTGGATCTCCGTCATCGTGGCGTTCGCCGCGGTGTGGAGCACGAGCGTGCAACTCGGTCTGTCCACCTGGTGGCTCGGACCGCGGGCCGACCCTCGGTCGCCGATCATCCGGCTGGCCCCGTTCGTGGCGCCGCTGCTGATGACGATCGCTGCGTTCAACAACATGCGGCGGATGGCGTGGTACGGGATGGGCGCCTCGCTGGTCACCGCCGTGTTCGGCATCGTCGACCTCGGACGCGCGCCGCGGCTCGCGGCGGTCGAGCTCCTCGTCGCCGGCCTCGCCTTCGCCGTGTCGGCGGCGTCACTCACCGGGACCTACCGGCCGGTCGACGTCGGTGCCGGCGACGGATCGGCCGAGTCGGCCGACGACACCGTCCGGTAGCTTCGAACCCCATGTCGAAGGTGCTCATGTCGCTGCCGGTCGGAGACCGGGTCGGAATCGCGTTCTCCGGAGGTCTCGACACCTCCGCTGCGGTCGCGTGGATGCGTGAGCGCGGGGCGATCCCGTACACGTACACCGCCGACCTCGGCCAGTACGACGAGCCCGACCTGTCGGGTGTGCCCGGTCGGGCGAAGGTGTACGGCGCCGAGGAGGCCCGCCTCGTCGACTGCCGGGACGAGCTCGTGCGCGAAGGCCTGATGGCGCTGCAGTGCGGCGCGTTCCACATCCGCACCGCCGGCCGCACCTACTTCAACACGACCCCGCTCGGTCGTGCGGTCACCGGCACGCTGCTGGTGCGGGCGATGAAGGAGGACGGCGTCGACGTGTGGGGCGACGGTTCCACCTACAAGGGCAACGACATCGAGCGGTTCTACCGCTACGGGCTGATGGTCAACCCGAACCTGCGGATCTACAAGCCGTGGCTCGACCCCGAGTTCGTCGACGAGTTGGGTGGTCGCACCGGCATGAGCGAGTTCCTGCAGGCCCGCGATCTGCCGTACCGCGACTCGGTCGAGAAGGCCTACTCCACCGACGCCAACATCTGGGGCGCCACCCACGAGGCCAAGGCACTCGAAGAGCTCGGCACCGGCATGGAGATCGTCAAGCCGATCATGGGCGTCGCACACTGGGACCAATCGGTTGCGATCGAGCCGGAAGACGTCTCGGTCACGTTCGAGGACGGTTGGCCCGTCGCCATCAACGGCAACGAGTTCGAGTCGCAGGTCGACCTCGTGCTCGAGGCGAATGCGATCGGCGGTCGTCACGGCCTCGGCATGAGCGACCAGATCGAGAACCGCATCATCGAGGCCAAGTCGCGCGGCATCTACGAGGGGCCGGCGCTGGCGCTGCTCCAGATCGCCTACGAGCGGCTGCTCACCGCGATCCACAACGAGAACACCCTCGAGAACTACGCCACGATGGGGCGTCGCCTCGGTCGCTTGCTGTACGAGGGTCGCTGGTTCGACCCGCAGTCGCTGATGC contains:
- a CDS encoding L,D-transpeptidase family protein, translated to MNAAQSSPLSKWLPAAAAGGLLAAVVAAGVISGSGGGETSASTTFATAAPVETVNTQPAVTVAPEDQVVNEGSTIAKTTLSQTLSNGMAGSEVQMVQERLVELGFDPGPTDGVYGGLTIQSVWAFEKLVLGTPRAQATGRVTPEMWDRMQDPIKVKPRAPSGGLADHVEIYLQEQVMVVFHGDEPAVITHISTGELAPNVTEDTPWNDFDQIAAEYCEVVTIDTNNQGVPLEEPVEEARCGRSYTPPGVFKAYKMIEGRRQSALGGMYDPIYINQGIAIHGALTVPLQPASHGCIRVSQYLGEKLQGMIDIGDQVLIYDGQVDPWNQTEQAMQMRFDYPDPNATTTTTSTTTTTTSTTTTVPEATTTTTEAPAPVTTTTTKPPTTTTTSTTSTTSTTVAPAAEEPDTDD
- a CDS encoding TetR/AcrR family transcriptional regulator, producing the protein MSSKVGRPRDGDSAETRRKILRAARVRFARDGFRATTNRMIAQDAGITSGAIYHYVESKAELYADVYCSTVDHLYSEFEQAASEHDTLFDQYGAVLRRAAELSLDDPSITGFIVAVTEETRRHPDLLALMTPQRGRHARFFAGLVEAAHERGELAPDLDLRALTDLLGSVMTGLARMSHAAGDASRYTAAVEVLERFLDGSLLNTRV
- a CDS encoding 6-phosphogluconolactonase, which gives rise to MEISVSERPAVEAASKLATRLRDAVRRRGSASLAVSGGGTAPPMFEALLDFDVPWNDVAVWQVDERVAPDGDDARNANQLTGLAERCRVHAMPVTAADLRAAARRYAAGLPDRFDVVHLGVGDDGHTASWPPGRPAIPTSDRPVELVDEFNGLPRMTLTQPVVGAARARVVLATGERKRPMIERWLLGDDDLPITRVRRSDTWVYLDAAAAPDAPLH
- the pgi gene encoding glucose-6-phosphate isomerase; this translates as MIGTPPLSDLFADDPGRAERYVVEAGDLRIDYSKQPLNDDVLADLLERARDAGVESRRDAMFAGEHINVTEDRAVLHTALRAPRDAVVEADGENVVPDVHEVLDAMSAFADRVRADDRITDVVNIGIGGSDLGPAMAAQALEAFGHPRITCHFVSNVDGADIHRTLQRVEPASTLFIVASKTFGTIETLTNARTARSWLVEALGDDAVADHFVAVSTNAERVAEFGIDTANMFGFWDWVGGRYSVDSAIGLSLMILIGPDGFRAFLDGFHTIDEHFRTAPLEQNAPVLLGMIGIHHSDDLGRDTKAVLPYAQELARFPAYLQQLDMESNGKQVTLDGDLVAGDTGPIVWGEPGTNGQHAFYQLLHQGTRIVPVDFIGFATPNHPYRNHHDLLMSNLFAQAEALAFGRRNPDEPHRNFPGDRPSTLILADRLTPSVLGQLIALYEHIVFVQGTVWGINSFDQWGVELGKELANRITPELTGDPDPTQHDTSTNNAIAWYRARRSTSG
- a CDS encoding DUF305 domain-containing protein — translated: MERSSADLSDLSLDQLVELERRADERAEADEAAARESDTADDELLLPWWQRPFNIVVLVVTGALLAGIVGWAIGDSGDVPAHNEVDTGFLQDMRVHHEQAVLMSVIYRSRPDIDPGMNTVARSIIQGQNIEIGRMIQMLRTLGEAEANESGTSMLWMSMVAEDDQMPGMASEAELDELAASEGRVADIMFADLMIEHHFGGIEMAEFAVQNAEYDEVLLFAESMAHAQESEIREMLDVIAAGMDEVEVQEGQG
- a CDS encoding 3-hydroxybutyryl-CoA dehydrogenase, producing the protein MTTIERVGVVGCGLMGSGIAEVCARAGLDVMVREVTQEAAEAGRARLVKSLDRGLSAGKLTEDERDGAVARLGFTTEMAELADRQLVVEAVVEDEAMKVDIFKQLDAVLAADDAILASNTSSIPIMKLGTATSRPEQVIGIHFFNPVPVLKLVELVTSLMTSPDTTERSERFATDVLDKHVVQSQDRAGFIVNALLIPYLLSAIRMMESGFASKEDIDTGMVEGCSHPMGPLRLTDLIGLDTTLAVAESLYEEFKEPLYAPPPLLSRMVDAGLLGRKAGRGFYDYAR